The nucleotide sequence GATTTCATAATGAACCCCTTTAAAAATAACAGAAGTAACTACACCGTTAAGCATACCTTGACCAAATTCTGCAAGCTTGATATCCTCAGGTCTTATTACAACATCTACATTTTCGTCCTTGTCAAAGCCCTTATCTACACACCCAAATTCTCTTCCTTCAAAAGAAACTCTATAGTCTTCATGCATTATGCCGTCAACAATATTACTTTCTCCGATGAACCTTGCTACAAACTTATTTTTAGGTTCATTATAAATATCTTGCGGTGTACCTATTTGCTGTATCTTTCCTTTATTCATAACAACAATAGTATCTGACATGGTCAGAGCTTCCTCTTGGTCATGAGTAACAAAAATAAAGGTTATACCCAGGCTTTTTTGTATTCTTTTAAGTTCAAGCTGCATTTCCTTTCTAAGCTTCAAATCCAGGGCTGCCAGCGGCTCATCCAGAAGCAGAACTTTGGGCTCATTTACTAAAGCCCTGGCTATGGCTACTCTTTGCTGTTGACCACCACTTAGGGAATCCGTTGACCTTTTTTCATAGCCTTCAAGATCAACTAGCTTAAGCATATTCTTTACCTTTTCCTTTATTTCTTTCTCAGATAGCTTTTTTATTCTAAGCCCGAAAGCTACATTTTCATATACATTCATATGGGTAAAGAGTGCATATCTTTGAAACACGGTATTTATTTGTCTTTTATGAGGTGGGAGTTCATTAATAACTTTACCCTCGAATACCAAGTCTCCTTCATTTGGCTCTTCAAAACCAGCAATTATGTTTAAGGTTGTAGTCTTTCCGCAGCCACTGGGACCCAGTAATGTTATAAATTCATTTCTTCTTATATACAAATTCAAATTTTCTAGTACGGTATTGTTACCATACTTTTTTGTTATATTTTTAAGATCAATAATTATATCCTTATTAGAATCCTGCAAATTTAACACCTCTTTCATGAACTTTAAAAGGACGGGGGCGTACTCACCCAGATAACCTTTGCTGTACTATTTCCAATATTGGATATATAGTGGTTAATATTAGGCTTGTAGCAGAAGCTTTCTCCCTTCTTAACCTTATATTTTTTACTTCCTAAGTGAAGAATTATTGAGCCTGCCAGCACATAGCCGAATTCCTCACCTTCATGGGGTTCCTCTTCAATATATCGACCGCCAGGTTCAAGGGTAATGAGAATTGGCTCCATAGAGTTTTTCTGTGCATTTGATACTAGCCAAGTCAAATTATATCTTAGTTTCTCATCGGATTTCTCAAACATGTCATCCTTCCCAAAAACTACTTTTTCTTCCCGTTCCTCTCTGAAGAACTCGTTTAAATTTGTTCCCAGGGCATCTAATATATCCTTTAAAGTTGCTATAGAAGGCGAAGTTAAGTCTCTTTCTAATTGGGATATAAATCCTTTTGACAGTTCACATCTATTTGCTAATTCTTCTTGGGTAAGCTGCTTTTCAATCCTTAACCTTTTAATCTTCTCTCCAATTTGCATACTCCACCTCTTAAAATTATATTAAGCCATAAGTTTATAAATACTAATCCACATTATAATAAATTTAAAGTTTAGATTTACTAAACTCACAATATATAATTATACATTTTTTTGTTAGGAAATCAATAGAAAATATTTAATTACTTTATTTGTAAATTAGACAAGATACGCTTGGTACCATCCATAGATTTGATTTACACAAATCTATGGATGCTCCTAGCGGAATTTTATTTAAAAAAATGCTGCCTAAATGGCAGCGTAGATATTATTCAAACTCATTCTTTATAACTCTCTTTACTAAAATATCATCAATAAGTTTTTTCTCATGAATATATCCTTCCAACAAGCATTTCTCACAAAGATTGTTTATTTTTCTAGGTATCCCTGCAGTATACTGAAATATCTCATTGATAGCTTCATCAGTAAACAATGGTGTTCCTGAACCTGCAACTTTAAGATGAGTTAGTATGTAGTCCTCTGTACCAGGCCTATCTAGTCCATCAAGTCAGAATAGATGTTGACATCCTTGAATAAATATAATATTATCATCTTGCTTAGGTGGAACTCTCTCATTCATATTTATGTCAGCCAGGACATATTGAGGGTGCTCTTACTTTTTTATCCTACACTATTTCCAGTTCCGGCGGAAGGGCATTGTGAGAAAAAACAGTACCTTTCGGTACTTCATCATTGCTAAAAACAGTTAATATACAAATCCCCACTAAAAATTCATTTCATATTTTTTGCATATGGTAAGTATCAGGTTAATTTTCTATCAACACTCTATCAACAAAAATAAAAAATTGTTGATAGAATGTTGATAGATTTATTTTATTTTTTCAGTAAATATACCCTGTATCTCTTCTCACCTTTAGGTTCTAACAACGCTTCTTCCATCATTTTATCTAAATAATATTTTGCTTATCTTTCACTGCATCCGCATAATTCTCTAACTTTAGTATTGTTGATAGAATTATTTTTTTTGAGATATTGAATTATCATATCTTTAGCTCTAATATATTCTATTTCCTTATCTTTTATATATCCAACATCATCGCCTAAACTGTAATACACTTTTTCTGTAAGAATATATTTTTTAAATCCATTTCTTTCTACATATCCATAATTTATAAGTTCATTCAAAACTCCTTGAGTATCTTCTAAAGATAATTGAGCATGTTTAGATGCATCTTTTAAAGTTATAGTTCCATTATCTTTTAAATATTTTAATATCATTATTTGACTTGTACTAAATATTATTTGATTTTTATCTTGTTCTTCGATTAAGAATTTAGTAAAATTTTTGTCTTCAAGATTACTTTTTAATGTTAATGTAACTGCTTCACTATACGTACTATATGTAGGTAATGGTTTTCCAAAAAAAATCATGTCTCTAAATATTATATCTACACCTTGTCCTGATCTTTGAACATATTTTAACTTCTGCAATGTTTCTGCGATGAGTTTATTTCTTGGAATAGATGGATGTGTTATTATGTTATTTTCATTTATACCTTCAGGAAATCCTCCAGGATTTTCAATTACAATTTTATTAGAATAGTGTTTTACATAAATAGCTCCATTGCTTTAATAATCTCTATGGCAAATCGCATTTAAAATGGCTTCTTGGAATACATTTTTAGGAAAATCTTTAACTTCAAGTCTAAATAAACCTATTTGTATATTTGTTATATAATTACTACTCTCTATTATTTCTGTTAATCTATCCAATGCCGATATAATAGGTACTTTCAAATCTATTCTCTTATCGTATTCTGTCTTATTAATATCACTATAATGCAGATATATTATTTCAGCTTGAGGTATAGTTCTGTTTATAGAACTTTCTTTTCCAACGAAAAGCATACCTGCAACAGTTAATTTTATCTTATTATCCTTCTCCTTAATGAGATGCAAATCTTTTAAAAAAGATTTATCATCCATTAATGGTAAAGTAGACTCTGGATCTCTTATTTTTAGTTTTTCTTTTATTTTATAAACTTCTAAATTATCAATATCTTCCTCGCTGGAATCTTCTATAATAACATTTGAAAAATCATTGTTTACTTTCCCCGATTGCATTATAGGAAATTCTTCTGGAAACATTGGTTTTGTATTTTTACCCAACCTTTTATACACTTCTCCGGCAGAAGTAGCATATAATGTACTCCCTTTAGATACATATATTATTAATATTGTATTGTTTTCTACAAAGACTTCTTCAATGTCAGCAAATAATTTTGGTATAGTTCTATCATAAATACTTTCCATAATATTTTGTATATCATAATTGTCACATCCTGTAATTTCCCCATTATCTTCTACGCCAATTAAAATCATTCCACCTTTAGTATTTGCCAATGCTACCGCTTCTTTTGTAATAATTTTCATAAGTTCCTTTTTGTCTTTTATCTTTTTCCAGCTTTTGAACTCAACATCTATTTTTTCACCTTTTGATATTACTTCTTTTATATCCATACTTTTAACCTCTCTTGGAATGGAATAGTTTATTTTATTATATTATTACTAAATATTATAACAGTAAACAAGAAACCAAGTCATTATTCGACTTGGTTATCTATTTGCTAAATTCGTATATATTTTCTCAACACTGTCTAAAATATTGTAACATTTATCTTTATATTCCCGTAAATCCTTTTTATTATCTTCTTTTGTAAACGATTTAAACTCTTGCTTATCTCGTAGTATTACACAAAATCATATCCGGTATTTATTTTAAAATCAAATAAACATTCATTCTATGTACTCATCCTGCTATTATATTTGACTACATTACTTTGTTAAGACATAACAATCACCTTTATACAATACAAACCTATACAAATATATCCATCTTATAAGTAAATTATAATTCTTTATTTACAATATTGTCAATATTTAACAACTTTATTCTCGAATGCACAAATAAAATTGTATTGACAAGTATAAAGTATTTTGATATTTAACTTTGACGGAGGGAATAATTCCTGTACCGTCACAACTCGCAGGAGCTTTATCTATGCGAGATTTTTTATTTTGCATAGATTTTTACAATAATAAAGTTTTAATAAGATGTCATTATTAATGAAAAGTAAGCGTCAAAGTTTTAGTACCTTTAATAACTTGAAAAATAGCATTAAAATATCCCAGTAAGGCAATTTACTAAACTTTACTGGGATTAACTTATTTCCTATCTTTAATTTTCATATTTTCAGGAATCTTATCTGAGCAAGGCATAAGATTCTCTCCTCTAAAATTTATAATTCTAATACTATATAATGAAATTGCTAGTTATTAAATTTTTAGCCCATTCTTCTACCTCTGAATTGCCACTTATCACAAACTCTTGTCCTCTTCCAACAGTCTGCAATAGACAATAATCATCTTTTAATTGCCAAATTGGATTCCCTTTGGGACTAATTAGTTTTTTGTGAAATGTCATTTTTGTATTAAACTGCGGATGAAAAAAACGTGGTAGCTTCCATAGTGATCTATTACTCTGCCCACCACAAGTTAACACTAATGATTCATCGTAATTAAGCCAACCATAGCCTGGCAATGTACTGTTAAAACTTAATTTTTCACTAGCAATATATGCCGTATTTTTTGTCCTATTCCTATCATAATAATGAGGATGACTAAGTTTCCATTCCTCATAGTTTTCTTGTTTTGAAATACTCTCAATTTTACCTACTTGAAGGTATCCCCATATAACTTGTTTATCTGTTTTATTTACAAATGTATATTTGCCATTTATTTTCTTTACATCTTTGAACCATCCAAAAAATAAAAACAAATCTCCTTCTTCAACCTTTTGATTTGCTAAATGCGATTGTGATGTACTACATTGCCCAAATATTCCTCTCCAGTCAGCATCACGATTTTTCTTAGTACTAGCATTTACATCTGGATCTAAATGCACATATCTCTTTTCAAAACCTTTAATGCCTAATGAATCCATGACATCTGCATACGTATTTCCTTCTTTCAAATAAATATCACTGTAAGTTATCCCTGTATCAATAGAGTTTCCATCTATGTCTTCTGGTATAGGTAACGATACATGATATTTTTCATCTATAAACAAAGGGCTTGGATATCCTCCTGCCTCAGAATCAAAGCCTTTTCTACTCAAAATTATTTTCATTATATTTTTCACCACCATAAACAAACATAATTCTACAATTTAATTGTACACCTTTTTACATTATTTTAACATTAATTCAGTTCATCAAATTTATATATTATTCTACAAAACAAAAATCTACTACAGTAAGTATTTTACACTTATCATGGTAGTAATGTTTTTAGCAATGATAAAGTACCGAAAGGTACTATTTTTTTCTCACAAAGCCCTTCCGCCGGAACTGGAAATAGTGTAGGATAAAAAAGTAAGAGCACCCTTAATATGTCCTGGCTGACATAATGGCTAAATTTAAACATTTTACATTAGAGGAAAGAGTCTCTATTGAAATAATGCTTAAAGCCTCCCTTTCTTTCAAAGCAATAGCCAGAGAGCTTGATCGAGATTGTACAACCATTTCCAAAGAGGTTAAAAATCATATCATGTTCAAGCGAACAGGTTCTTACGGTAGACCTTTTAACAACTGTATTCATCGTTTAACTTGCAGCAATACATATCTATGTGAGAAACCGCATAACACGCATCTTCTACTGCGACCCTTCAGCGCCATACCAGAAAGGTGCTGCGTAAAACAACCATGAATTGATTCGCAGAATTGTTCCTAAAGGCCAGAGCTTCAACTTATTTCAACAGAAGGATATCTCATTGATGATGAGTCACATTAATTCTTATTCAAGAAAAAAGCTGAATAACCAGTCTCAATACTCGGTATTCAGCTTCCTTTACGGCGCTAAAACGCTCGCAAAGTTGGATTCAGAACTCATCAAACCAAATGAGATTATGTGAATGCGAGTTTATTAAAATATTAACCTACTCAAGCAGGGATTACTGTTGGCGCTTAAGTTAAAACTTTTCCAATGAGTGGAATTTACCTTTGCAAAAAAACGATAAAAATTCACCTACACTTCCTATATGATACACTTACCTTTATCTATTTAAACTCTTACTTTTGAATTGAAGTTAATTATTAATTTTACTAAAAAGTCTACGTCACTTATGGTACGGCTCACCGTTAATTATCCTGAAAGCCCGATAGATCTGTTCCAATAACATTACTCTAAACAACTGATGAGGAAAAGTCATTCTGGAAAAAGACATCTTATAATCAGATCGTTGCTGAACTGACTTAGCCAACCCTAATGAACCACCGATGACAAAGGCTAAGTTGCTTTCTCCCCGTACTCCCAAGTCCTTTATTTGTGCGGCCAGTTCCTCTGAGGAAGGCTGCTTCCCCTGTATTTCCATGGTAATAACGAACATATTATCCTTTATATACTTTAATATTAAGTCTCCTTCCTTTTCCTTAATGATCTGTTCCTCCTTCTCCGAAGCATTTTCCGGAATCTTCTCATCAGGAACTTCTATTATCTCAAGCCTGCAATACCTTGATAGGCGTTTTGCATACTCCTCTATGGCATCTCTCAGGTACCTTTCTTTAACTTTTCCTACAGTAATCAATGATATATTCAAATACAGCAACTCCCTTACTTTACATTCTTTTATTACTCTATTATGTTTCTACTCAGTGTCTATGTCAATATACAGAGTATAATATCAAATTAAAGTCATATCTTACAGTCTATAGCAGCATGGTTAAACATAAAACTCCCTATCGGACATATCCTTCCAATAGGGAGTTTATTATATTGTATTCTTGCCTAAGTTTGACAAAACCTTAAAATAACGTTATCATTTTGATAGGTTTGTGATAAGGGAGGTTTTCATCATAAATACAAAGTTGCAATTTAAGAAGGTGAAACTATCGAAAAAGTTAGTAGCCCCTGTTGTATTTCTTCTTCTTATAGGTGTTCTAACTACTGTGATACTGACTAAAAGAAAAAATATAACAGTACTTATAGACGGAGTGCCCACAAACTACGTTACATATAAGGCTACTGTCAGTGAAGCATTAGCCGATAAGGAAATAACCTTGGGACCTAAAGATAAAATTTCTCCTGACCTAACTACAGAAATTAAGGACGAAGACACTATAGCAATAAAGCGTGCAGTGAATATAAAAGTTGAAGTTGATGGAAAAACATTGGACATTCTTTCCGCTGAAGAGGATATTAAGGCAGTATTTTCAGTTGAAGGAATAAGCTTAAAGGAAAAAGACAAGGTAACTCCGGCTTTGGATACAAAGTTGTGGGAAGGCTTAGCAGTCAGCGTTATCAGAGTTGAGAATAAAAACGTTACAGTATCAACTCCCATTGAGTTCAAGACTGTAGTAAAAAAGGATAGCTCAATGGCCAATACTAAAAAGAAGGTAGTCCAAGAGGGAAAAGTGGGTGAAAAGCAGACTACTTTCGACGTAGTCTATGAAAACGGCGTTGAGGTCTCAAGGACCCAGATAAGCGAAACAATAGCCCAAGCTCCTGTAGACAAGATTGTTGTAGAGGGCACTTACCCCTCAATGCCTGTATCAAGAGGGGGAGAAGTTCTTCCATATTCAAAGGTATTTACCGCCAGGGCTACTGCCTACTGGGCAGTAAGAGGTGTTGGCAAGACCTATACGGCATCAGGCCGTTTGGCAGTTAGAGATCCCCAAGGCTACAGCACCATAGCTGTGGACCCTGATCTAATTCCCTATGGCACAAAGCTCTTTGTAGAAGGTTACGGCTTTGCCATCGCAGCAGACACCGGCACCGGCATAAAGGGAGAAAAAATCGATGTGTATTTTGATACTCTTGCAGAAGCTAAACGTTGGGCAGTGAAGTACGTCAAGGTATACGTACTAAAGTAGCTATTAATGACTAGAGATTCTATAGAAAATTGCGTCACAACGCAATTTATTTCAAATATACAACAGCCCCTTTTAATTTAAAATTATAGCCATTCAGCATAGAGCTGAATGGCTTTCTTAATTATTAATAGCTACTCCGCTGCCACTTCGGATTCAACCTTGTTAGCACAGCACTTCTTGTATTTCTTTCCGCTTCCACATGGACACGGATCATTTCTTCCTATTTTAACTTCCTTCACTACTGTCTTGGAATCCTTCCATTTTCTCTGGATTTCTTTTCTCTTTTCGGGAGAGAAGATTCCATCCCACTGAGGTAAAGTATATAAGTAATCTGCCTTTGCGTCTAACATATTAAAATATAACTTTTCAAAATCTATATTAAAAGTAAGTTCTTGATCAATGTCCAAATTTTCTAGATCAAAGCCTTCCACAAGGCTGTCATTTATCCCATCTACAAACCCCATAAAAAATTCCGGTGTTGTCTTGAATCTTTCAGCTAATTGTCTAATGCTTCCCTTTAATGGTTCCTTATGGTTAGCAAGAACTTCTGTGTACACTCGTGTTTCCATGTCGCCATACTCTTTCCAGAAAGCATCTTCTCCTCTTTGTTTTACATAATCAACAACCATATCGGTCCAATCTTTATAAAGGCTCATAATTTTATTCTCCTTTGCATTATATATGTAGTCATTAAAATAATTATAATAAAGTTTTAAAAGCTTTTCAACAAGTTAGTTCTCTTCCTTGGTAATTCTTAAGCTGGCTATATCTTCTGGTGAGAAAGTCTTTGATATATTAAAGTTCCCACCTAGACTATCTACGTTTTGGTTTTCTACCAGAATTCTAATTTTTTCAATGGAATCCAGCTGAGTTATAGATTTAGCTATACTTTTTAGACAAGCCTCTTCCTTGCCCGGGGACATAGCAACCATAGCCTCTTTACTAAAGTTAATAATTGCAATACCATCCTTTATAGAAAAACTTATAAGCCTTGTATCTTTCGGAAGTATGGGTTTTAGCTTGCTTTCTATGGAAGGACCCTTTATAAGCTGATTTATTACGAGTTCACCCATAAGCTCCTCTTTGTTTATAAGCAATTCTTCCTTTGCAATGTCTATTGTGTTTTCGTCCTTAGACGCATCAAAATAGACATCAAGGTCTATATAATTATCCTTCTCATTTTGCAATTGCACATTTTCTAACTTTTCCTTATTACCCTTGCTAACTTTTTCCTGCTTCTCACAGCCTATAGTTATAGCAGCGGAAGACATAATAGAAATGGTTGTTATAAAAACTAATAACTTTTTCATAGCTTCCCTCTTTTCATATGGCCTAGCCTATATTTTAATATAACTGCTTGGCTTACTTCTGTCTGCCATAGTAAGTATAATATCTTTACCAACATTTATCTTGTTATCGTTTAAGATATTGGTAACTGTCGCATAAGCCAGCTCAGGATAGTTGTTAGTATTACTTAAATGTCCCAGCACTATTCTCTTTTGCTTGTCAGTGACAATCTCTGTTATTGCATAACCACAGGCCTCATTAGACAAATGACCTATGTCGCTTAGTATCCTTCTCTTTAACTCATAAGGATAAGGTCCAAATTTAAGCATTTCAACATCGTGATTACTCTCAAGCAACAATATATCTGCATCCATAATATTTCTTTTCACATCCTCAGAGAAATACCCTAAGTCCGTTGCTATACATACTTTCTTACCTCCAGATAAGAGAGAGTATCCAGATGGACCAGCGGCATCATGTGGTATATCAAATCTTTCAACATCTATATCCTTAATTGATACCGCTGTATCCATAATCTTAATATTATGTTCCTTTATATTTCCTATAGCCTTAGCCATACCCTTCCATGTTAGTTCATTTGTATATATAGGTATATTATACTTTCTCGATAAAATACCAACCCCTTTTATATGGTCACTATGTTCATGGGTGACAAAAATAGCATCAATTTCTTCCGGTCTTTCACCAATTTCCCTTAGTGCACCTTCTATACTTTTTCCAGGCATTCCTGCATCTATCAATACTTTTGCATTATCGGAGGATATGAATATAGAATTACCGCTGCTGCCGCTGTACAAAGAACTAAATACCATCAATTCTCCTCCCTTACTTCCATTGGTTTATTTGACTATTCTTCTACTCTATCTATATGAGCACCAAGGGCTCTGAATTTTTCCTCAATTTTTGGATATCCTCTATCAATATGATCAAGGTTATGTATTTCACTTACCCCCTCAGCAATCAGTCCGGCTATTACCATGGCAGCTCCAGCCCTCAAATCTGTGGCTTTTACCACTGCTCCGGTCAATTTGCTGACTCCATCTATAATGGCGGCTCTTCCTTCAACCTTTATATCTGCACCCATCTTTTTCAGCTCATCTACATGCTTATATCTACATTCCCATATGCTTTCATTTATTATGCTGCGTCCCTCTGCAATACACAAAAGTGCGCTCATTGGCTGCTGAACATCTGTAGGGAAGCCGGGATATGGCAATGTCTTTAAATTTACAGCCTTTAAACGTCCCTTTGACACTACAGTAATACTATCCTCATCCTCTATTACTTCTGCTCCCATTTCAATAAGCTTTGCAGTAATGGATTCAAGATGCTTTGGAATAATATTGTCTATTTTGACTCTTCCTCCACAAGCAGCTGCTGCAATCATGAAAGTTCCCGCTTCAATTTGATCAGGAATTACACTGTAATCACAGCCATGAAGTTCTTTTACACCGGTAATTCTTATAACATCGGTACCCGCGCCCTTTATATTTGCTCCCATAGTGTTCAGGAAGTTTGCAACGTCTACTACGTGAGGTTCCCTGGCTACATTTTCAAGAATAGTTGTACCTTCTGCTAAAGCAGCAGCCAGCATAACGTTGATGGTAGCCCCTACACTTACTACGTCAAAAAATATATTGGCTCCAACGAGCTTCTCAGCTTTTACACAAACAGCTCCATGCTCAATTTTCACTTCAGCTCCCAGTGCTTCAAAGCCTTTAATATGCTGATCTATGGGCCTAACTCCAATAGAACATCCCCCAGGGAGCTCAACCTTTGCTTCTTTAAATCGTCCTAACATTGCTCCGATAAGATAATAAGAAGCCCTCATCTTTCTTACATCATCTGTGCAAGCATCCACACTGGTCATACAAGTACTGTCTATAACTGCAGAATTGTTCCATCTCTT is from Clostridium thermarum and encodes:
- a CDS encoding GerMN domain-containing protein, translated to MKKLLVFITTISIMSSAAITIGCEKQEKVSKGNKEKLENVQLQNEKDNYIDLDVYFDASKDENTIDIAKEELLINKEELMGELVINQLIKGPSIESKLKPILPKDTRLISFSIKDGIAIINFSKEAMVAMSPGKEEACLKSIAKSITQLDSIEKIRILVENQNVDSLGGNFNISKTFSPEDIASLRITKEEN
- a CDS encoding ATP-binding protein, which produces MYVKHYSNKIVIENPGGFPEGINENNIITHPSIPRNKLIAETLQKLKYVQRSGQGVDIIFRDMIFFGKPLPTYSTYSEAVTLTLKSNLEDKNFTKFLIEEQDKNQIIFSTSQIMILKYLKDNGTITLKDASKHAQLSLEDTQGVLNELINYGYVERNGFKKYILTEKVYYSLGDDVGYIKDKEIEYIRAKDMIIQYLKKNNSINNTKVRELCGCSER
- a CDS encoding G5 domain-containing protein, which codes for MQFKKVKLSKKLVAPVVFLLLIGVLTTVILTKRKNITVLIDGVPTNYVTYKATVSEALADKEITLGPKDKISPDLTTEIKDEDTIAIKRAVNIKVEVDGKTLDILSAEEDIKAVFSVEGISLKEKDKVTPALDTKLWEGLAVSVIRVENKNVTVSTPIEFKTVVKKDSSMANTKKKVVQEGKVGEKQTTFDVVYENGVEVSRTQISETIAQAPVDKIVVEGTYPSMPVSRGGEVLPYSKVFTARATAYWAVRGVGKTYTASGRLAVRDPQGYSTIAVDPDLIPYGTKLFVEGYGFAIAADTGTGIKGEKIDVYFDTLAEAKRWAVKYVKVYVLK
- a CDS encoding UDP-N-acetylglucosamine 1-carboxyvinyltransferase, with amino-acid sequence MEKLVVHGGNPLNGTIEVSGAKNAAVAIIPAAIMASSGVSNIDNIPDIEDVRCLERILESLGCKIKRWNNSAVIDSTCMTSVDACTDDVRKMRASYYLIGAMLGRFKEAKVELPGGCSIGVRPIDQHIKGFEALGAEVKIEHGAVCVKAEKLVGANIFFDVVSVGATINVMLAAALAEGTTILENVAREPHVVDVANFLNTMGANIKGAGTDVIRITGVKELHGCDYSVIPDQIEAGTFMIAAAACGGRVKIDNIIPKHLESITAKLIEMGAEVIEDEDSITVVSKGRLKAVNLKTLPYPGFPTDVQQPMSALLCIAEGRSIINESIWECRYKHVDELKKMGADIKVEGRAAIIDGVSKLTGAVVKATDLRAGAAMVIAGLIAEGVSEIHNLDHIDRGYPKIEEKFRALGAHIDRVEE
- a CDS encoding SEC-C metal-binding domain-containing protein; the encoded protein is MSLYKDWTDMVVDYVKQRGEDAFWKEYGDMETRVYTEVLANHKEPLKGSIRQLAERFKTTPEFFMGFVDGINDSLVEGFDLENLDIDQELTFNIDFEKLYFNMLDAKADYLYTLPQWDGIFSPEKRKEIQRKWKDSKTVVKEVKIGRNDPCPCGSGKKYKKCCANKVESEVAAE
- a CDS encoding helix-turn-helix domain-containing protein, whose amino-acid sequence is MQIGEKIKRLRIEKQLTQEELANRCELSKGFISQLERDLTSPSIATLKDILDALGTNLNEFFREEREEKVVFGKDDMFEKSDEKLRYNLTWLVSNAQKNSMEPILITLEPGGRYIEEEPHEGEEFGYVLAGSIILHLGSKKYKVKKGESFCYKPNINHYISNIGNSTAKVIWVSTPPSF
- a CDS encoding helix-turn-helix domain-containing protein produces the protein MAKFKHFTLEERVSIEIMLKASLSFKAIARELDRDCTTISKEVKNHIMFKRTGSYGRPFNNCIHRLTCSNTYLCEKPHNTHLLLRPFSAIPERCCVKQP
- the potA gene encoding spermidine/putrescine ABC transporter ATP-binding protein, translated to MQDSNKDIIIDLKNITKKYGNNTVLENLNLYIRRNEFITLLGPSGCGKTTTLNIIAGFEEPNEGDLVFEGKVINELPPHKRQINTVFQRYALFTHMNVYENVAFGLRIKKLSEKEIKEKVKNMLKLVDLEGYEKRSTDSLSGGQQQRVAIARALVNEPKVLLLDEPLAALDLKLRKEMQLELKRIQKSLGITFIFVTHDQEEALTMSDTIVVMNKGKIQQIGTPQDIYNEPKNKFVARFIGESNIVDGIMHEDYRVSFEGREFGCVDKGFDKDENVDVVIRPEDIKLAEFGQGMLNGVVTSVIFKGVHYEIEVQANNKKWLIHNTKHVMVDEKIGMNIYPEDIHIMRKARGMG
- the rlmH gene encoding 23S rRNA (pseudouridine(1915)-N(3))-methyltransferase RlmH gives rise to the protein MNISLITVGKVKERYLRDAIEEYAKRLSRYCRLEIIEVPDEKIPENASEKEEQIIKEKEGDLILKYIKDNMFVITMEIQGKQPSSEELAAQIKDLGVRGESNLAFVIGGSLGLAKSVQQRSDYKMSFSRMTFPHQLFRVMLLEQIYRAFRIINGEPYHK
- a CDS encoding helix-turn-helix domain-containing protein; this encodes MDIKEVISKGEKIDVEFKSWKKIKDKKELMKIITKEAVALANTKGGMILIGVEDNGEITGCDNYDIQNIMESIYDRTIPKLFADIEEVFVENNTILIIYVSKGSTLYATSAGEVYKRLGKNTKPMFPEEFPIMQSGKVNNDFSNVIIEDSSEEDIDNLEVYKIKEKLKIRDPESTLPLMDDKSFLKDLHLIKEKDNKIKLTVAGMLFVGKESSINRTIPQAEIIYLHYSDINKTEYDKRIDLKVPIISALDRLTEIIESSNYITNIQIGLFRLEVKDFPKNVFQEAILNAICHRDY
- a CDS encoding MBL fold metallo-hydrolase yields the protein MVFSSLYSGSSGNSIFISSDNAKVLIDAGMPGKSIEGALREIGERPEEIDAIFVTHEHSDHIKGVGILSRKYNIPIYTNELTWKGMAKAIGNIKEHNIKIMDTAVSIKDIDVERFDIPHDAAGPSGYSLLSGGKKVCIATDLGYFSEDVKRNIMDADILLLESNHDVEMLKFGPYPYELKRRILSDIGHLSNEACGYAITEIVTDKQKRIVLGHLSNTNNYPELAYATVTNILNDNKINVGKDIILTMADRSKPSSYIKI